Proteins encoded within one genomic window of Corynebacterium aurimucosum:
- a CDS encoding DUF1542 domain-containing protein yields MSSLLLLILIVGGGAWFLSSRNGKKQQELRESQRFEDAMADARRWTERLGGQVMNLSGTDTASQQAMADASERFTAANSAISRATTVKQAHLARESALEGLYYVAAAREIMGMDPGPELPPLEGQRQAGKVTETRTVEANGETLTASPSASAETPNYYPGGVVAGRPVPAGWYSRPWWADALTTGVWMVGYSMMFNAMFAGMSGVGYSAAAAENGDWGGDMGGAEGMDGGAMDGAGDAGGGEEGGFFDGLFGGDGGDGGMFDFDFDF; encoded by the coding sequence GTGAGCTCGTTATTGCTCCTTATCCTCATCGTCGGCGGCGGCGCCTGGTTCCTTTCTTCGCGCAACGGGAAGAAACAGCAAGAGCTGCGAGAATCCCAGCGTTTTGAGGATGCGATGGCGGATGCGCGCCGCTGGACTGAGCGTTTGGGTGGCCAGGTGATGAACTTGAGCGGTACGGATACCGCCTCCCAGCAGGCTATGGCGGATGCCTCTGAGCGTTTTACCGCGGCCAATTCGGCAATTTCCCGCGCCACAACCGTCAAGCAAGCGCACCTAGCGCGCGAGTCCGCGCTGGAGGGGCTCTATTATGTGGCGGCCGCGCGCGAGATTATGGGCATGGATCCGGGCCCGGAGCTGCCACCGCTGGAGGGCCAGCGCCAGGCCGGCAAGGTGACGGAGACCCGCACGGTGGAGGCCAACGGGGAGACGCTGACGGCGTCGCCAAGCGCATCTGCAGAAACCCCCAACTACTACCCGGGTGGTGTCGTGGCTGGACGCCCGGTCCCGGCCGGCTGGTACTCGCGTCCGTGGTGGGCTGATGCGCTGACCACCGGCGTGTGGATGGTGGGCTACTCCATGATGTTCAATGCGATGTTCGCGGGTATGTCCGGCGTTGGCTACTCCGCCGCAGCCGCAGAAAACGGTGACTGGGGCGGAGACATGGGCGGCGCCGAGGGTATGGACGGCGGCGCCATGGATGGTGCCGGTGACGCCGGGGGAGGCGAGGAGGGCGGCTTTTTCGACGGCCTGTTTGGTGGCGACGGGGGCGATGGCGGAATGTTTGATTTCGACTTCGACTTCTAG
- a CDS encoding MFS transporter, translating into MARRVAALYLVAFLIGAGLFAAGFFTERGFLRPLVMAIVMTVAHLGVGAWWIAQKPHRAAGITAGVLALLAGASWATWVVAAWEEFRAQASLPIINIAGLPAFALSPVVLICVVVAATQNRTR; encoded by the coding sequence ATGGCCAGACGCGTCGCCGCTCTATACCTCGTAGCTTTTCTCATCGGCGCCGGTTTGTTCGCCGCAGGTTTCTTCACGGAACGCGGCTTCCTCCGGCCCCTGGTCATGGCGATCGTGATGACCGTGGCTCACCTCGGGGTGGGCGCTTGGTGGATAGCACAGAAGCCACACCGTGCAGCTGGGATCACCGCCGGTGTGCTTGCACTCCTCGCAGGCGCTTCATGGGCTACGTGGGTAGTCGCCGCGTGGGAGGAATTTCGAGCGCAAGCCTCCCTCCCAATCATCAACATTGCCGGGCTGCCCGCCTTCGCGCTTAGCCCGGTGGTCCTCATCTGCGTCGTCGTCGCAGCGACGCAGAATCGAACTCGCTAA
- a CDS encoding mycothiol-dependent nitroreductase Rv2466c family protein, which translates to MAQQVTFWFDCSCPFAWLTSRWIKEVEKVRDIEVTFEPMSLSVLNKGRDLDPEYMKMMEANWGPARVAAKIAVEAPEKVDAFYTAMGTRIHTEGQGGKKGYGAYDGIIKQALDDASLPADFASVANTEEMDEKLTEFHNRGISEVGDEVGTPVVKFGDTAFFGPVITRVPTGEEAGELFDASVRLAQFPYFFELKRSRTEAPQV; encoded by the coding sequence GTGGCTCAACAAGTGACGTTCTGGTTCGACTGCTCTTGCCCCTTCGCCTGGCTGACCTCGCGTTGGATTAAGGAAGTGGAGAAGGTCCGCGATATCGAGGTGACCTTCGAGCCGATGTCCCTGTCCGTGCTCAACAAGGGCCGCGACCTGGATCCGGAGTACATGAAGATGATGGAGGCCAACTGGGGCCCTGCCCGCGTGGCAGCCAAGATTGCGGTGGAGGCCCCGGAGAAGGTCGATGCCTTCTACACCGCGATGGGCACCCGCATCCACACCGAGGGCCAGGGCGGTAAGAAGGGGTACGGCGCTTATGACGGCATCATCAAGCAGGCGCTTGACGACGCCTCCCTCCCCGCCGACTTCGCCTCCGTGGCCAACACCGAGGAGATGGATGAGAAGCTGACCGAGTTCCACAACCGTGGCATTTCCGAGGTCGGCGACGAGGTCGGTACCCCAGTAGTGAAGTTCGGCGATACCGCCTTCTTCGGCCCAGTCATCACGCGCGTTCCCACCGGCGAGGAAGCCGGCGAGCTTTTCGACGCCTCCGTGCGCCTCGCCCAGTTCCCCTACTTCTTCGAGCTCAAGCGCTCCCGCACGGAAGCCCCGCAGGTTTAG
- a CDS encoding aldo/keto reductase, producing MTVPNIELNDGNTIPQLGYGVFKVDPNKTEELVLEALKVGYRHIDTAAIYGNEEGVGRAIAKSGIPREELFITTKLWNDRQTDAAAALDESLEKLGLGYVDLYLIHWPCPDNGHYVEAWKQLIELKKAGKAKSIGVSNFELEHLDQLETQTDETPVVNQVELHPYLQRWRELDAFRAHQVHIEAWGPLGQGKTDLFEQPEITEPAEKYGVSPAQVIIRWHLQNGVIVFPKSENPERIAQNFDVFGFELDDSEMAAITDLDLGEEGRGGTHPKEMN from the coding sequence ATGACAGTACCGAATATTGAACTCAACGACGGCAACACCATCCCCCAGCTCGGCTACGGCGTCTTTAAGGTTGACCCCAATAAAACCGAGGAGCTGGTCCTCGAAGCCCTCAAGGTGGGCTATCGCCACATCGATACCGCCGCTATCTACGGCAACGAGGAAGGTGTGGGCCGCGCGATTGCCAAGTCTGGCATCCCACGCGAGGAACTGTTCATCACCACGAAGCTATGGAATGACCGCCAGACTGACGCAGCCGCAGCCCTCGACGAGTCCCTAGAGAAGCTGGGCCTTGGCTACGTGGACCTCTACCTCATCCACTGGCCCTGCCCGGACAACGGCCACTACGTCGAAGCATGGAAGCAGCTCATTGAGCTAAAGAAGGCCGGCAAGGCCAAGTCTATTGGTGTTTCTAACTTCGAACTGGAGCACCTGGACCAGCTGGAAACCCAGACTGATGAAACCCCCGTGGTCAACCAGGTAGAGCTGCACCCTTACCTGCAGCGCTGGCGCGAGCTCGATGCCTTCCGCGCCCACCAGGTGCACATCGAGGCCTGGGGTCCACTAGGTCAGGGTAAGACGGATCTCTTCGAGCAGCCGGAAATCACCGAGCCCGCCGAGAAATATGGCGTTTCCCCCGCTCAGGTGATCATCCGCTGGCACCTACAAAATGGCGTCATCGTGTTCCCGAAGTCCGAAAACCCGGAGCGCATCGCGCAGAACTTCGATGTCTTCGGTTTCGAGCTGGATGATTCCGAGATGGCTGCGATTACTGATCTTGACCTCGGGGAAGAGGGCCGCGGCGGCACTCACCCCAAGGAAATGAACTAA
- the tig gene encoding trigger factor, whose amino-acid sequence MKTTVDKLSDTRVKLTVNVPFAELDKEIDQAYAAIAQQVSIPGFRKGKAPRQLIDARFGRGPILEQVVNDMLPSRYEQAVEENELKVIGQPEIDIAKLEDNDFVEFTAEVDVRPEFEVPDFSKISVKVPALETSEEDVDKALEDLASRFGELKDTKRKMKTGDFAIVDITTEVDGTKLDEASHEGMTYRIGDDNLIKGLDTALRGMKTDEDNEFTTTIQSGEHEGEEATVKVHVQQTKERKLPDLDDEFAQMASEFDTIDELRQDTKSRVEETKKSEQAAAIRDEVLKAALAEVSFELPSSIVDEQVHAQLHQVMGQLAHDEKALAQLLEAQGTTREEFDADARKSAEESVRTQLFLDALAEIEEPEVSQQELTDHILFTAQSYGMDPNQFIQQLQSSNQLGNLFSDVRRGKALAMAICRAEVTDEAGNKVDVDQYFGEIDEDEAEDTDAE is encoded by the coding sequence GTGAAGACCACCGTAGACAAGCTGAGCGATACCCGCGTCAAGCTCACCGTCAACGTTCCGTTTGCTGAGCTGGACAAGGAAATCGATCAGGCCTACGCGGCGATCGCGCAGCAGGTTTCCATCCCGGGTTTCCGTAAGGGCAAGGCTCCGCGCCAGCTTATCGACGCCCGCTTTGGTCGTGGCCCCATCCTCGAGCAGGTCGTCAACGACATGCTGCCGTCCCGCTACGAGCAGGCCGTTGAAGAAAACGAACTCAAGGTTATTGGTCAGCCGGAGATTGACATTGCCAAGCTGGAGGACAACGACTTTGTCGAGTTCACCGCTGAGGTAGACGTTCGTCCCGAGTTTGAGGTGCCGGACTTCTCCAAGATTTCCGTCAAGGTGCCGGCGCTGGAGACTTCCGAAGAGGACGTCGACAAGGCGCTCGAGGACCTGGCTTCCCGCTTCGGTGAGCTCAAGGACACCAAGCGCAAGATGAAGACCGGTGATTTCGCTATCGTCGACATCACCACCGAAGTTGATGGCACCAAGCTGGATGAGGCTTCCCACGAGGGTATGACCTACCGCATCGGTGACGACAACCTGATTAAGGGTCTCGATACCGCACTGCGCGGCATGAAGACCGATGAGGACAACGAGTTCACCACCACCATCCAGTCCGGTGAGCACGAGGGCGAAGAGGCCACCGTGAAGGTCCACGTCCAGCAGACCAAGGAGCGCAAGCTGCCGGATCTCGACGACGAGTTCGCACAGATGGCCTCCGAGTTCGACACCATCGATGAGCTGCGACAGGACACCAAGTCCCGCGTCGAGGAGACCAAGAAGTCCGAGCAGGCTGCTGCCATCCGCGATGAGGTCCTGAAGGCCGCTCTGGCTGAGGTTTCCTTCGAGCTGCCGTCCTCCATCGTTGATGAGCAGGTTCACGCTCAGCTGCACCAGGTCATGGGCCAGCTGGCTCACGACGAGAAGGCTCTGGCCCAGCTGCTTGAGGCACAGGGCACGACCCGCGAGGAGTTCGACGCTGATGCTCGCAAGTCCGCTGAGGAATCCGTCCGCACCCAGCTCTTCCTCGACGCCCTGGCTGAGATTGAGGAGCCGGAGGTGTCCCAGCAGGAGCTGACCGACCACATCCTGTTCACCGCGCAGTCTTACGGCATGGACCCGAACCAGTTCATCCAGCAGCTGCAGTCCAGCAACCAGCTGGGTAACCTGTTCTCTGACGTTCGCCGTGGCAAGGCCCTGGCAATGGCTATTTGCCGCGCCGAGGTCACCGACGAGGCTGGCAACAAGGTTGACGTTGACCAGTACTTCGGTGAGATCGACGAGGACGAGGCTGAGGATACCGACGCCGAGTAA
- a CDS encoding GntR family transcriptional regulator → MSTSQRRRPAYLVIADSLRSKIESGELKPGDRFPTERELVQEYKVARMTVRHALDIVQIEGLIDRKRGRTGGTFVRATPPTLSLTSGRSALDQLREHGLDVEVRVLSLMFIDAPGHLASAFGIEEGDSLWECRTVQVSAGSPIMASTLFIPQILAPGLTEEDVQKPLTELLTELDLTPVFKRDSLVPATARTEEQKALGVGRNQPVLRITRTIKAEGGVVAAQLEETLRPDAATVEVVIGEDPTPTLD, encoded by the coding sequence GTGTCCACCTCTCAACGTCGCCGCCCCGCCTATTTGGTGATCGCGGATTCGCTTAGGAGCAAGATTGAATCCGGCGAATTAAAGCCGGGTGACCGTTTTCCCACCGAGCGGGAATTGGTTCAGGAATACAAGGTGGCGCGCATGACGGTGCGCCACGCGCTGGACATCGTCCAGATTGAGGGCCTCATTGATCGCAAGCGTGGGCGCACCGGTGGCACCTTCGTGCGTGCCACCCCGCCCACGTTGAGCCTGACGAGTGGCCGCAGTGCCCTCGATCAATTGCGTGAACATGGCCTCGATGTTGAGGTGCGGGTGCTGTCGCTGATGTTCATTGATGCTCCCGGGCACCTTGCTTCCGCCTTTGGGATTGAGGAGGGGGATTCCCTGTGGGAGTGCCGTACGGTGCAGGTGTCGGCGGGCTCGCCCATCATGGCCTCCACGCTCTTTATCCCGCAAATCTTGGCACCAGGACTTACGGAAGAGGATGTGCAGAAGCCACTGACCGAGCTGTTGACGGAGCTTGACCTGACACCCGTTTTTAAGCGCGATTCCCTCGTGCCTGCCACCGCGCGCACGGAGGAACAAAAGGCCCTGGGCGTGGGGCGCAACCAGCCGGTCCTACGCATTACGAGAACCATCAAGGCAGAGGGCGGCGTCGTAGCCGCTCAGCTGGAAGAGACCCTGCGCCCTGATGCGGCCACGGTGGAGGTCGTCATTGGCGAGGATCCCACGCCGACCCTCGACTAG
- a CDS encoding IS3 family transposase (programmed frameshift), whose product MPRYSEQFKRDAVALYENNEDLSLHAASAELGINRSSLYSWLKQYGTGKRVRTKSMRDKAQATTDSERIRQLEKEVSKLREERDILRKAAKYFAGRDTLVIRFQFVYDHRTEYSVKRMCHVLKLNRSSFYKWVNTREKRRLKMCSDALIGARIKSIFDDEHGLYGAKRIAASLKADTDFPPINHKKVARIMKSMGLKGFTKQRRCVTTRRKPGHRVMPDLVGRKFTADKPNQVYVGDITYLPCKGGKNMYLATVIDVYSRKLVGHALADHMRVSLVIEALSHASKVRGSLKGVIFHSDHGSVYTSQAFQDHCTQLGVRQSMGAVGTSADNALAESFNATLKREVLRDRKVFDNPIICRQEVFRWCMRYNTRRRHSWCNLLAPDDFEALTSATLTQAA is encoded by the exons ATGCCTAGGTACTCCGAACAGTTCAAACGTGATGCTGTGGCCCTCTACGAAAACAATGAGGACCTCTCACTTCACGCGGCTTCAGCAGAGCTAGGAATCAATCGTTCCTCACTTTATTCCTGGCTTAAGCAGTACGGCACCGGCAAGCGTGTCCGCACAAAAAGCATGCGCGACAAGGCACAGGCGACGACTGATTCTGAACGAATCCGTCAGCTAGAAAAAGAAGTCTCTAAGCTTCGTGAAGAACGCGATATCCTGCGTAAGGCCGCGAAATATTTTGCCG GAAGAGACACGCTGGTAATCCGCTTCCAGTTTGTCTATGACCATCGAACCGAGTACTCGGTCAAGCGGATGTGCCACGTGTTAAAGCTCAATCGCTCCTCGTTCTACAAATGGGTCAACACCCGCGAAAAACGCAGGTTAAAGATGTGTTCGGATGCTCTTATTGGTGCACGAATCAAGAGCATCTTCGATGATGAGCACGGGCTTTATGGTGCTAAACGCATCGCTGCAAGCCTTAAAGCCGATACGGACTTTCCTCCGATCAATCACAAGAAGGTCGCACGCATTATGAAATCCATGGGGCTAAAAGGCTTTACTAAACAACGTCGATGTGTCACTACCAGGCGCAAGCCTGGTCATCGAGTCATGCCAGATTTAGTAGGCCGCAAATTCACCGCTGATAAGCCGAACCAGGTGTATGTAGGCGATATCACCTACCTGCCGTGTAAGGGAGGCAAGAACATGTACCTTGCCACAGTCATCGACGTCTACTCGCGCAAACTTGTCGGTCATGCGCTCGCCGATCACATGCGGGTATCGCTGGTTATCGAAGCTTTGTCCCATGCCAGCAAGGTTCGCGGAAGCCTTAAAGGGGTAATTTTCCATTCTGATCATGGCAGTGTGTACACCTCACAGGCTTTTCAAGACCACTGCACCCAACTTGGTGTTCGCCAATCCATGGGAGCAGTGGGAACGAGTGCCGATAATGCCCTGGCAGAATCGTTTAACGCCACTTTAAAGCGTGAAGTTCTGCGAGATAGGAAAGTTTTTGACAATCCCATCATCTGCCGCCAAGAAGTCTTCCGATGGTGCATGCGCTACAACACGCGCAGACGGCACTCCTGGTGCAACCTTCTAGCCCCCGATGACTTCGAAGCACTCACATCAGCTACACTGACCCAAGCAGCATAG
- a CDS encoding SDR family oxidoreductase, giving the protein MVKTAVVTGATGGMGREIIKDLARDHRVYALGRRAGELPEAENIVPVGIDLLSLLDGAALPTELSELERVDVLVHAAARADKRSVESASPEDWRAQMDLNVHVPAELTRLLLPALRAAEGLAVFINSGAGIHSYGDNVIYAATKHALYALADGLRLGELGIRVSTVAPGPTDTPMLQGLQDYNPEHVIAPVEVAKAIRTTVDAGPTTQLTEIRVRPRIELNQRK; this is encoded by the coding sequence ATGGTGAAGACTGCCGTTGTGACCGGGGCAACCGGTGGAATGGGCAGGGAGATCATCAAGGACCTTGCGCGAGACCACCGCGTGTATGCACTAGGCCGGCGCGCCGGGGAGCTGCCGGAGGCGGAGAACATCGTGCCGGTGGGCATCGACCTGCTGTCGCTACTTGATGGTGCGGCGCTTCCCACCGAGCTTTCTGAACTGGAGCGCGTGGACGTGCTCGTGCATGCGGCGGCACGGGCGGATAAGCGCTCAGTGGAAAGCGCTAGCCCGGAAGATTGGCGTGCGCAGATGGACCTCAACGTGCACGTGCCAGCAGAGCTGACCCGCCTTCTGCTGCCTGCGCTGCGTGCGGCGGAGGGCCTCGCGGTGTTCATCAACTCCGGTGCCGGCATCCACTCCTATGGTGACAACGTCATTTACGCCGCCACGAAGCACGCACTCTACGCGCTTGCCGACGGCCTCCGCCTCGGCGAACTCGGCATCCGCGTGTCCACCGTCGCGCCGGGTCCGACGGATACCCCGATGCTGCAGGGCTTGCAGGATTACAATCCGGAGCATGTCATCGCCCCGGTCGAGGTGGCGAAGGCTATTCGCACCACCGTTGATGCTGGGCCGACGACGCAGCTCACTGAGATCCGTGTGCGCCCGCGCATTGAGTTGAACCAGCGTAAGTAG
- a CDS encoding ribose-5-phosphate isomerase: protein MRVYLGADHAGFETKNVIAEHLEKQGHDVIDCGAHEYDAEDDYPAFCIEAALRTVNDPGSLGIVLGGSGNGEQIAANKVKGARCALAWSPETARLAREHNNAQLIGIGGRMHSEEEALAIVDAFLDQEWSRAERHQRRIDILAEYERTNIPPELPEA from the coding sequence ATGCGCGTTTATTTAGGAGCAGACCACGCAGGGTTCGAGACGAAGAACGTCATCGCTGAACACCTGGAGAAGCAGGGCCACGACGTCATTGACTGCGGTGCCCACGAGTACGACGCCGAGGATGATTACCCGGCATTTTGCATCGAGGCCGCGCTGCGGACCGTCAACGATCCGGGCTCACTCGGCATCGTGTTGGGCGGTTCCGGCAACGGTGAGCAGATTGCCGCGAATAAGGTGAAGGGCGCGCGCTGCGCCCTGGCTTGGTCCCCCGAGACCGCCCGCTTGGCTCGTGAGCACAACAATGCCCAGCTCATCGGCATCGGTGGCCGCATGCACTCCGAGGAGGAGGCACTCGCCATCGTGGATGCCTTCCTTGATCAGGAATGGTCCCGTGCTGAGCGCCACCAGCGTCGCATCGACATTCTTGCCGAGTACGAGCGCACCAACATTCCGCCGGAGCTTCCGGAGGCTTAG
- the pepN gene encoding aminopeptidase N, producing MTSINLTREEAQQRSDMVEVSHYDVALDLTGEEFFTSTTVVKFRVKEAGSTFIDLRGDELLEVRLNGAPLPTSAYDPTYGIPLSGLQVAEYELKVVAKIRYSRTGEGLHRFVDPVDGEAYLYTQFETADAKRVFACFDQPDLKATYSLTFEVPEHWAVITNSPITRSGNTVRAAVDYPLSTYLIALCAGPYVGVTDTWTGTLAEHSEGSPAQTVEVPLGIYCRPSLLDSLDAERLFTETKQGFDFYHRNFGFAYPFGKYDQIFVPEFNAGAMENAGCVTIRDEYVFTSQASHYKYERRADTILHELAHMWFGDLVTMQWWDDLWLNESFATWSAAISQAEETQYDTAWVTFANVEKAWAYQQDQLPTTHPISTDASDIETVEQNFDGITYAKGASVLKQLQAYVGRENFFAGVRRHFQEHQWSNATFGDLLRHLEEASGRDLSFWAQQWLKTTGVNTLGVALGTDESGTITQAYLTQRGDTLRTHRVAVGVYALQGEKVVRTERIEMDIDGASTEIPELVGRALSDVPFVLPNDDDLTYCLIDLDAGSLQFLLENVDKFEDPMARTLCWSTAWEMTRAGTMRARDFVALVARGAAAETELAVLERILAQAALAQSTYAAPEWAKEDTQLADALLAGARSDDAERSIVFTQALAGIKLHDASRTFFQDLLETSSDAGLRWKALTALIADGSLADVTGPEAAGAALTAVAEELKRDNTATGYQASLKALAAVNTEDNKRAVWDEIVAGELGNRDLESKLAGLAFVGSDELLPSAEFFDVAEKIWSAQSNEIALTTVTGLFPRWDVSQETLDRADEFLSRDLAGGLRRAVTEQRDRLARALRNRAVDRG from the coding sequence ATGACCTCGATTAACCTCACCCGCGAGGAAGCCCAGCAGCGTTCCGACATGGTGGAGGTAAGCCACTACGACGTCGCCCTCGACCTCACCGGGGAAGAGTTCTTCACCTCCACCACGGTGGTGAAATTCCGGGTGAAGGAAGCTGGTTCGACGTTCATTGATTTGCGCGGTGACGAGCTTCTCGAGGTCCGCCTCAATGGTGCGCCGTTGCCCACCAGCGCTTATGACCCGACGTACGGCATCCCACTCTCGGGTTTGCAGGTGGCGGAGTATGAGCTCAAGGTCGTGGCGAAGATCCGCTACTCCCGCACCGGCGAGGGTCTGCACCGCTTCGTGGACCCGGTGGATGGTGAGGCCTACCTCTACACCCAGTTCGAGACTGCCGACGCCAAGCGTGTCTTCGCCTGCTTTGACCAGCCGGACTTGAAGGCTACGTACTCGCTGACGTTTGAGGTCCCAGAGCACTGGGCGGTCATTACCAACTCCCCCATCACGCGTTCGGGCAATACCGTACGCGCTGCGGTGGACTACCCGCTGTCGACCTACCTGATTGCGCTGTGCGCGGGCCCGTACGTTGGTGTGACGGATACGTGGACCGGCACTTTGGCGGAGCATTCCGAGGGCTCGCCGGCACAAACCGTTGAGGTGCCGCTGGGGATTTACTGCCGCCCCTCGCTGCTGGATTCGCTCGACGCGGAGCGCCTCTTCACCGAGACTAAGCAGGGCTTTGATTTCTATCACCGCAACTTCGGCTTTGCCTACCCCTTTGGCAAGTATGACCAGATTTTCGTACCGGAATTCAACGCCGGTGCGATGGAGAACGCCGGATGCGTAACAATTCGGGACGAGTACGTCTTTACGTCTCAGGCCTCGCACTACAAGTACGAGCGCCGCGCGGACACCATCCTGCACGAGCTGGCGCACATGTGGTTCGGTGACTTAGTGACCATGCAGTGGTGGGATGACCTGTGGCTCAACGAGTCTTTTGCTACCTGGTCAGCGGCGATTTCCCAGGCGGAGGAGACCCAATACGATACCGCGTGGGTGACCTTTGCCAACGTCGAGAAAGCTTGGGCCTACCAGCAAGATCAGCTGCCCACCACGCACCCGATTTCCACGGACGCCTCCGATATTGAGACCGTGGAGCAGAATTTCGACGGCATTACCTACGCCAAGGGTGCGTCGGTGCTCAAGCAGCTGCAGGCCTATGTGGGCCGTGAGAACTTCTTCGCCGGCGTGCGCCGCCATTTCCAGGAGCACCAGTGGTCGAATGCCACGTTCGGGGATCTGCTGCGCCACTTGGAGGAAGCTTCAGGGCGTGACCTGTCCTTCTGGGCACAGCAGTGGCTCAAGACCACGGGCGTAAACACGCTGGGTGTGGCGTTGGGTACGGACGAGTCCGGCACCATCACGCAGGCCTACCTCACCCAGCGTGGTGATACCCTGCGCACGCACCGCGTCGCTGTCGGCGTCTATGCCTTGCAGGGTGAGAAGGTGGTGCGCACCGAGCGCATCGAGATGGATATCGATGGCGCCTCCACCGAGATTCCGGAGCTTGTGGGCCGCGCGCTTTCCGACGTCCCCTTCGTCCTTCCCAACGACGATGACCTGACCTACTGCCTCATCGATCTGGATGCGGGTTCTTTGCAGTTCCTGTTGGAGAATGTCGACAAGTTCGAGGACCCCATGGCCCGCACTCTGTGCTGGTCCACCGCGTGGGAGATGACCCGTGCAGGTACCATGCGCGCCCGCGATTTCGTCGCGCTCGTCGCCCGCGGTGCGGCGGCGGAGACTGAGCTCGCCGTGCTCGAGCGCATCCTCGCCCAGGCCGCTTTGGCCCAGTCCACCTATGCCGCCCCGGAGTGGGCTAAGGAGGACACACAGCTTGCCGACGCCCTCCTGGCCGGCGCCCGCTCCGACGACGCCGAGCGCTCCATCGTCTTCACCCAGGCGCTGGCCGGCATCAAGCTTCACGACGCCTCCCGCACCTTCTTCCAGGACCTTCTTGAGACCTCCTCGGATGCGGGCCTGCGCTGGAAGGCGCTCACCGCGCTCATTGCTGATGGCTCGCTTGCCGACGTCACCGGGCCCGAAGCCGCCGGCGCCGCCCTGACGGCGGTGGCTGAGGAACTCAAGCGCGATAACACCGCGACGGGCTACCAGGCCTCGCTTAAGGCGTTGGCTGCGGTTAATACCGAGGACAACAAGCGCGCGGTGTGGGACGAGATTGTCGCCGGTGAACTGGGCAACCGCGACTTGGAATCCAAGCTAGCGGGCCTGGCGTTCGTAGGCTCCGACGAGCTCCTGCCGAGCGCTGAGTTCTTTGACGTGGCGGAAAAGATCTGGTCCGCGCAATCCAACGAGATTGCCCTGACCACGGTAACCGGGTTGTTCCCGCGCTGGGATGTCAGCCAGGAGACCCTCGACCGCGCCGACGAGTTCCTCTCCCGCGACTTGGCCGGCGGCTTGCGCCGCGCAGTCACCGAGCAGCGCGACCGCCTCGCCCGCGCTCTGCGCAACCGCGCCGTCGACCGCGGCTAG